One window of Pyrus communis chromosome 12, drPyrComm1.1, whole genome shotgun sequence genomic DNA carries:
- the LOC137711706 gene encoding transcription factor bHLH14-like — MEEIMSSCTPPNFCRETSSKFQQSLQFIIQNRPEWWVYSIFWQASKDSISDQVSLSWAAGHFQDTRDHLESKRSNRVTNSYQPKFGFNNVGRKKTINREVEALLHDDMVDLDMRLVDQGDVADTEWFYFYTVSLTQSFSASHGNNSDNILGRAFGSGGFVWLAADHEFQFYECERVKEARMHGIQTLVCIATPCGVLELASLDVIKEDWGLVQLSKSLFGSDGNINKTLSKQTSHDGNVIAPILENGLFSAAQKELTRQDRGGINEAAPINLGRSSPESPSDSVDNFTSENTESMTRTKKRGRSSNHGSASRESQLLNHVEAERQRREKLNHRFYVLRSVVPNVSKMDRSSLLADAVAYINQLKSKVEELEAKVQEQPQKPKACNNASNSLDHHSGQSTSSKVEQRHCSNNNDSNIISSNNNNNNNNNINSDRGAAADVEVDVKIMGSEAIIHVQCPDQGYPYAKLMKALKGLGLQVYHASISSVKELMIQDVVARLPYGFNGEEALRNGIIKRWYR; from the exons ATGGAAGAAATCATGTCCTCATGTACTCCACCCAATTTCTGCCGAGAAACCTCCTCCAAATTTCAACAGAGCCTACAGTTCATAATTCAGAACAGGCCTGAGTGGTGGGTGTATTCCATTTTCTGGCAAGCCTCCAAAGACAGTATTAGTGACCAAGTTTCCCTGTCGTGGGCTGCCGGCCATTTCCAGGACACTCGCGATCACTTGGAATCGAAAAGAAGCAACCGAGTGACCAACAGTTACCAACCCAAATTTGGGTTCAATAATGTGGGGAGAAAGAAGACGATTAACCGGGAAGTTGAAGCTCTTTTGCATGATGACATGGTGGATTTGGACATGAGGTTGGTGGATCAGGGAGATGTGGCTGACACCGAGTGGTTTTACTTTTACACCGTTTCTTTAACCCAGTCATTCTCTGCAAGCCACGGTAATAATAGTGACAATATTCTCGGCAGGGCATTTGGTTCTGGTGGGTTTGTTTGGCTTGCAGCTGACcatgaatttcaattttatgaGTGTGAGAGAGTGAAAGAAGCAAGAATGCATGGGATCCAAACTTTGGTTTGCATTGCAACTCCTTGTGGGGTACTTGAACTGGCCTCTTTGGACGTGATCAAAGAAGATTGGGGTCTAGTGCAGTTATCAAAGTCGCTGTTCGGATCAGACGGCAACATCAACAAGACGCTCTCAAAGCAGACCAGCCATGACGGCAATGTAATTGCTCCTATCCTAGAAAATGGGCTGTTTTCAGCAGCTCAAAAGGAACTCACCCGACAAG aTCGAGGTGGTATAAACGAAGCTGCACCTATCAATCTAGGACGGTCGTCACCGGAATCACCTTCTGACTCCGTTGACAATTTCACCTCCGAGAATACGGAGAGCATGACTCGGACAAAAAAGCGAGGGAGATCATCAAACCATGGATCTGCAAGTAGAGAATCACAATTGTTGAACCACGTTGAGGCAGAGAGACAGAGGAGGGAGAAGCTCAACCACCGATTCTATGTCCTCCGGTCAGTTGTTCCCAATGTGTCCAAAATGGACAGGTCCTCTTTGCTTGCCGATGCCGTGGCGTACATCAATCAACTCAAATCAAAAGTTGAGGAATTGGAGGCCAAAGTCCAAGAACAACCACAAAAACCTAAAGCGTGCAATAATGCAAGTAACAGTCTTGATCACCACTCTGGCCAAAGCACCAGCTCCAAAGTCGAACAGCGTCATTGTTCTAATAATAATGATAGTAATATTATTAGTagtaataacaataataataataataataatattaatagtgATAGGGGAGCTGCTGCGGATGTGGAAGTGGATGTAAAGATTATGGGGTCAGAAGCCATAATACATGTTCAGTGTCCGGATCAAGGCTACCCATATGCTAAGTTGATGAAGGCACTCAAAGGCCTTGGGCTACAAGTTTACCATGCAAGCATCTCGAGCGTGAAAGAGTTGATGATTCAGGATGTTGTGGCAAGACTGCCTTATGGGTTCAATGGTGAGGAGGCATTGAGAAATGGTATTATAAAAAGATGGTACCGTTAG